The Tessaracoccus aquimaris sequence GCTACTCGGCCGCAACCCGCACAAGGGCCAGGAGGACCCGGAAGAGGTGCACCTGGTGCCCGCGTCAGGCGACGGCCGGATGATCTCGCGCACCCACGTACTGATCGGCACCGACCCGCGTGGCGTCTACGTCGTCGACCGTGGCTCCACCAACGGGACCGCGCTGGTCGCGAGCGGTGGAGAGTTGGAGCCGTGCCCGCCCGGCACGCAGGTCCGCGTCCGCGAGGGCCAGCAGGTGTCCTACGGCAACCGCTGGTTCACGGTGCTGAGGCGCCCCGCGATCTGACTCAGATCTGGGTGCGGTGGAAGTTCAGGTGTGAGCGCGACGGCGTCGGCCCGCGCTGCCCCTGGTAGCGGGAGCCGTACTGCGAGGAGCCGTACGGATGCTCCGCCGGGGAGCTCAACTGGAAGAAGCACATCTGGCCGATCTTCATGCCCGGCCACAGCTTCACGGGAAGGGTCGCCATGTTCGACAGTTCGAGCGTGACGTGGCCCGAGAACCCGGGGTCGATGAAACCCGCGGTCGAGTGCGTGAGCAGCCCGAGGCGGCCAAGGGAGGACTTGCCCTCGAGGCGCGCCGCGACGGAGGGGCCGAGCGAGACCTTCTCATAGGTGGAACCGAGCACGAACTCGCCGGGGTGCAGCACGAACGCCTCCTCGGCGTCGACCTCGATCATCCTGGTCAGCTCCGGCTGCTCGATCGACGGGTCGATCGACGGGTACTTGTGGTTCTCGAAGACGCGGAAGAACTTGTCGAGCCGCACGTCGACGCTCGACGGCTGCACCATCCCCGGCTCCCAGGGGTCGAGACCGATCTCGCCGGCGGAGACATGGGCAAGGATGTCGCGGTCGCTCAACAGCATGACGGCAGCCTAGCGGCAGCGCCGTTGGTTGAGCCATGTCGAGCGCGGAGCGGGAGACATCGATCGCGACGTCGCGAGGCCCGCTGGTTGAGCCATGTCGGGCGCGGAGCGGTCGCACGCAGTCTGTCGCCGTCGGCGAGGCCCGCTGGTTGAGCCATGTCGGGCGCGGAGCGGTCGACATCGGTCGAAACCTCGTGACATCTCCGGGGTCGTCCCCAACCACCTACCGGTATGGCAAGCCGCGAGGAGGTCGGCGAAGAGAGGGGTATGCCATGTGTCTACATACTCCAGTGCTCCGACGGATCGTTCTACGTGGGATCGACGCGCGACCTCGCGCAGCGGTTGACGCAGCACCACGAAGGCAAGGGCGCCGCCTACACGCGACGCAGGAGACCCGTGACTCTGGTCTGGGCGATGGAGCTCGAACGCGTCGATGAGGCCTACTACCTGGAGAAGCAGGTGCAGGGCTGGGGTCGCGAGAAGCGGATCGCCTTGATCGAGGGACGGTTTGAGGACCTGCCCGCGCTGGCGCGCAAGGGCCGTCAGGCTGGGGCGGCAGAACTCTCACCCGAGTTCAGGGCGCGAGCACCCCTGGAGCCGTGACGCCCGCTGGTTGAGCCATGTCGGGCGCGGAGCGGTCGACATCGGTCGAAACCTCGTGCGGTTCGCAGGGAGCCCGTTCCCCGAGCTCGTCGAGGGGTCCGATTGTGGTCGGGTGTGCTGGTTGAGCCATGTCGGGCGCGGAGCGGTCGACATCGGTCGAAACCTCGTGAGATGCCCGGGGTCTGGGGTCGAGTCTCTGCGTGGGTGAGAGTGGGTTTCGACGCGAGCTGCGCCGCTTCGCGCCTTGGCGCGGCTCAACCAGCAGCGGCTCAGTAGTCGCCGTCGTCCACTGCTGATTCGTCGCCGTCTGCGCCGTCGAGGACGGAGCCGCTGCCCGAGAGGCCGAGGCGCGTCGCGCCGGCCTCGACCATCGCGTTGGCGGTCGCGTAGTCGCGGATGCCTCCGCTTGCCTTGATGCCGAGCCGGCCGCCGACCGTCTCGTTCATCAGTTCGACCGCGTGCACGCTCGCGCCGCCCGCGGGGTGGAAGCCGGTCGAGGTCTTGACGAAGTCGGCGCCTGCGGCCTCCGAGGCCTTGCACGCCGCGACGATCTCGTCGTCGGTCAGGGCTGCAGACTCGATGATGACCTTCAGCAGGCCGGTGGTCGCCTCGCGGACCGCCCGGATCTCCTCCTCGACGAGGTCCGCGCGACCCTCCTTCAGGAGGCCGATGTTGATCACCATGTCGACCTCGTCCGCGCCGAGGCGCGACGACTCGGCAGCCTCGAAGGCCTTGGCCGCTGCGGTGTGGTTGCCGGACGGGAAGCCGCACACCGTTGCGACCTTCACGTCACCGAGATCGTCGGTGATGGGAAGCATCGACGGCGACACGCACACCGAGTAGGTGCCGAGCTCGCGGGCCTCTTCGATCAGCTTCGACACCTGTTCGTGCGTGGCGTCGGTCTTGAGGAGGGTGTGATCGATCATCTGGGCGAGCGCCGAGCGCGTGATCTCCATGGTGGTCCTTTCCTGGTTACCACTGCATCGTAGCGGCGCTCACGCGTGCCCGGAGGCGGGAGAACGGGTCGCAACGGCCACCTGCCCGTCGAGCGGCAGCAGCACCCGGAACGTGGTCAGGCCCGGCCGCGAGGCCACCTCCGCTGTACCGCCCCAACTCTCGACCATCGCCTTGACGATCGCCAGGCCGAGGCCCGTCGACTGGGCCGAGGTGTGCGCCCGTGCCGCGTCGGCCTTGGTGAACCGCTCGAACACCCGGGGGAGGGTCTCGGGCGCGATGCCTGGACCGTCGTCGGAGACCTCGATGACGGCGCGTCCGTCGTCGACGTGCACCCCTGCCTGCACCGACGTGCCGGGGGGCGTGTGGGTGCGCGCGTTGGAGAGCAGGTTGACCATCACCTGATGCAGTTGGTCCGGGTCGGCGAGAACGGTGACCTCCGAGTTCGGCACGTCAAGCAGCCAGCGGTGGTCCCCGCTGGCCGCCTGCGCGTCGGAGACGGCATTGACAAGCACCTCGACGGCGTCGACCGGCACCGGTGCGACCTTGGCGTCCGAGTCGAGCCGCGCCAACAGCAACAGGTCGTTGACGAGCTTCGACATCCGCGTCGACTCCGACTCGATGCGCCCCATGGCGAACTGCGCGTCGTCGTGGCCGGGCGCCCGCTGCGCGAGTTCGGCGTATCCGCGGATCGCGGCGAGCGGGTTGCGCAGTTCGTGCGACGCGTCGGCCACGAACCGGCGGAGCTTCGTCTCGGAGGCCTCGCGGGAGGTGAGCGCGTTCTCCACGTTGGCGAGCATGTGGTTGAAGGCCGACCCGAGCCGAGTCACCTCGTTGTTCTCCGGCAGGTCGCTGACCTCGACCCGTGGCACCTCGACGGCGCCGCGTTCCAGTTCGAGGCGGCTCACATCGTCCGCCGTGACGGTCAACTGCACCAGCTTGCGGGTCGCCCGGTGCAGCACCTCGCGCGTGACGAACGCGGTCGCCGCGAGCGCAATGAGCGACACCCCCGCCGCGAACGTGGTCAGCCATAGCAGCGAACGGTCGATGTTGCTGGTCGGCAGCCCGAAGGCCACCTTCCCGAACGGCGACTGGAACGCCTGCACCCGGTACTTGCCGAGGTTCTGCAGCCCGACGCTGTGGGTCTGCCCATCGGGGTCGACGTTGTAGATGTCGATGACGTCCTGCTTGGTCAGTTGCGGGGAGTCGACCCCGCGCTCCTTGAGGATGCTGCCGACGATGCGGCCCTCGACCTGGGCGACGATCACGGTGCCAGGCGGGTTGCCGGGCGAGTTCACGCTTGCCAGCGCGTCGTCAGGGCCGCCCCCGCCGCCTCGGCCTTGGCGCTGCTGGACCAGCATCAGGTCGCGGTCGAGCTGCCCGTACAGCACGAAGCGGGCCGACAGCACGGTGCCGAGGCAGATCAGGAGCGCCATCACGGCGACGGTCAGGACGATCTTTGGCTGGACCTGAGAGGCGAGCGAGCCCTTGCGGTCGCCTGTGCTCATGACCCCGCCGGGCGGAGCACGTATCCGGCGCCGCGCATCGTGTGGATCATCGGCTCGCGGTTGGCGTCGATCTTCTTGCGCAGGTACGAGATGTACAACTCGACGACGTTGGCCTGGCCGCCGAAGTCGTAGTTCCACACCCGGTCCAGGATCTGCGCCTTCGACAGCACCCGCTTCGGGTTGCGCATCAGGAAGCGCAGCAGTTCGAACTCGGTGGCTGTCAGGTGCACCTGCTCGCCGGCGCGGGTGACCTCGTGCGAGTCCTCGTCGAGGATCAGGTCGCCGACCACGATCTGGGTGTCGGGGCGCACGGTGGTGGCTCCCGAGCGCCGCAGCAGGCCGCGCAGCCGGGCGATGACCTCCTCCAGCGAGAAGGGCTTGGTGACGTAGTCGTCGCCACCCGCGGTGAGGCCGGCGATCCTGTCGGTGACGCCGTCCTTCGCGGTCAGGAAGATCACGGGCACGTCGGGCTGCTCGGTGCGGATCCGGCGCATCACCTCCATGCCGTCGAAGTCCGGAAGCATCATGTCGAGGACAAGGGCGTCGGGGTGCGTCTCGCGCGCCACGCGCACGGCCTCGCCGCCGGAGGCGGCGGTGTGCACGTCCCAGCCCTCGTAGCGCATCGCCATCGACAGCAGTTCGATGAGGCTCGGCTCGTCGTCGACGGTGAGGATCCGGATGGGGGTCCCGTCGGGTCGACTGAGGGGTTCGGTGATGGCCATGACCTACTTTCGCACCCGGGGGCCAGGAAAGGCTATGGGTTAGCTGTGGGAGGGCTGTGAGCTCAGGACTCGTCCTTGATGAGGCGCGGGTCGTCCTCGATGAGCGTCCCCGAGTCGTGCGACGGCCTGATGAACAGGGCGTCGAGGCCGGCGCGTCCGGAGCCGAAGGCCAGCAGCAGAAGGCCGAGCGCCGCGAGGATCGCGTTGTACTCCCAGCCGCCGTCGATGAGATAGAACGCGGCGCCGGACTTCACCGTCAGGATGATCGCGACGTTCATCACGACCATGCCGAGGCCGATCAGCGGAGTGGCGAGGCCGAAGACCAGCAGGGTTCCTCCGATGATCTCGAAGATCACGGTCGCGACCGCCAGACCGTAGGGCGCTGGAAGGCCCGCAGCCTGGAGCAGCGCCTCCTGCTTGTCGAGTCCGATGATCTGCCAGCGCTGCCAGCCGTGCGCCACGAGCACCACGCCCGCGACGATGCGTGCCACGAGCAGCGCGATGTCGCGGACCACCTTCAGGAATGCGTCCACCCTGCTGCCTCCTCGGGCTCTACTGCTTCGGCTCGACGTCCTCGCCTTGCATTAGTTTGCCCGACACACCGGAGCCAAGGCGTTCAAGCGCCAATCTTCCGACCAACTGCTGGTTCGTCACCACCCGCTGCGAGCGTCCGTTGGTGACGAAGGTGAGCGCCCAACTGAGCAGCGTGGTGATGCGTTGCTTGAAGCCTGCGATGTAGAGCAGGTGGAGGAACAGCCACGCGAACCATG is a genomic window containing:
- a CDS encoding FHA domain-containing protein, with the translated sequence MIVLLGRNPHKGQEDPEEVHLVPASGDGRMISRTHVLIGTDPRGVYVVDRGSTNGTALVASGGELEPCPPGTQVRVREGQQVSYGNRWFTVLRRPAI
- the dcd gene encoding dCTP deaminase, with the translated sequence MLLSDRDILAHVSAGEIGLDPWEPGMVQPSSVDVRLDKFFRVFENHKYPSIDPSIEQPELTRMIEVDAEEAFVLHPGEFVLGSTYEKVSLGPSVAARLEGKSSLGRLGLLTHSTAGFIDPGFSGHVTLELSNMATLPVKLWPGMKIGQMCFFQLSSPAEHPYGSSQYGSRYQGQRGPTPSRSHLNFHRTQI
- a CDS encoding GIY-YIG nuclease family protein encodes the protein MPCVYILQCSDGSFYVGSTRDLAQRLTQHHEGKGAAYTRRRRPVTLVWAMELERVDEAYYLEKQVQGWGREKRIALIEGRFEDLPALARKGRQAGAAELSPEFRARAPLEP
- the deoC gene encoding deoxyribose-phosphate aldolase produces the protein MEITRSALAQMIDHTLLKTDATHEQVSKLIEEARELGTYSVCVSPSMLPITDDLGDVKVATVCGFPSGNHTAAAKAFEAAESSRLGADEVDMVINIGLLKEGRADLVEEEIRAVREATTGLLKVIIESAALTDDEIVAACKASEAAGADFVKTSTGFHPAGGASVHAVELMNETVGGRLGIKASGGIRDYATANAMVEAGATRLGLSGSGSVLDGADGDESAVDDGDY
- a CDS encoding sensor histidine kinase; this encodes MSTGDRKGSLASQVQPKIVLTVAVMALLICLGTVLSARFVLYGQLDRDLMLVQQRQGRGGGGGPDDALASVNSPGNPPGTVIVAQVEGRIVGSILKERGVDSPQLTKQDVIDIYNVDPDGQTHSVGLQNLGKYRVQAFQSPFGKVAFGLPTSNIDRSLLWLTTFAAGVSLIALAATAFVTREVLHRATRKLVQLTVTADDVSRLELERGAVEVPRVEVSDLPENNEVTRLGSAFNHMLANVENALTSREASETKLRRFVADASHELRNPLAAIRGYAELAQRAPGHDDAQFAMGRIESESTRMSKLVNDLLLLARLDSDAKVAPVPVDAVEVLVNAVSDAQAASGDHRWLLDVPNSEVTVLADPDQLHQVMVNLLSNARTHTPPGTSVQAGVHVDDGRAVIEVSDDGPGIAPETLPRVFERFTKADAARAHTSAQSTGLGLAIVKAMVESWGGTAEVASRPGLTTFRVLLPLDGQVAVATRSPASGHA
- a CDS encoding response regulator transcription factor; protein product: MAITEPLSRPDGTPIRILTVDDEPSLIELLSMAMRYEGWDVHTAASGGEAVRVARETHPDALVLDMMLPDFDGMEVMRRIRTEQPDVPVIFLTAKDGVTDRIAGLTAGGDDYVTKPFSLEEVIARLRGLLRRSGATTVRPDTQIVVGDLILDEDSHEVTRAGEQVHLTATEFELLRFLMRNPKRVLSKAQILDRVWNYDFGGQANVVELYISYLRKKIDANREPMIHTMRGAGYVLRPAGS
- a CDS encoding DoxX family protein, yielding MDAFLKVVRDIALLVARIVAGVVLVAHGWQRWQIIGLDKQEALLQAAGLPAPYGLAVATVIFEIIGGTLLVFGLATPLIGLGMVVMNVAIILTVKSGAAFYLIDGGWEYNAILAALGLLLLAFGSGRAGLDALFIRPSHDSGTLIEDDPRLIKDES